In Mastomys coucha isolate ucsf_1 unplaced genomic scaffold, UCSF_Mcou_1 pScaffold20, whole genome shotgun sequence, one DNA window encodes the following:
- the Tuba8 gene encoding tubulin alpha-8 chain has product MRECISVHVGQAGVQIGNACWELFCLEHGIQADGTFGTQASKINDDDSFTTFFSETGNGKHVPRAVMVDLEPTVVDEVRAGTYRQLFHPEQLITGKEDAANNYARGHYTVGKESIDLVLDRIRKLTDACSGLQGFLIFHSFGGGTGSGFTSLLMERLSLDYGKKSKLEFAIYPAPQVSTAVVEPYNSILTTHTTLEHSDCAFMVDNEAIYDICRRNLDIERPTYTNLNRLISQIVSSITASLRFDGALNVDLTEFQTNLVPYPRIHFPLVTYAPIISAEKAYHEQLSVAEITSSCFEPNSQMVKCDPRHGKYMACCMLYRGDVVPKDVNVAIAAIKTKRTIQFVDWCPTGFKVGINYQPPTVVPGGDLAKVQRAVCMLSNTTAIAEAWARLDHKFDLMYAKRAFVHWYVGEGMEEGEFSEAREDLAALEKDYEEVGTDSFEEENEGEEF; this is encoded by the exons ATG AGGGAATGCATATCGGTCCATGTGGGTCAAGCCGGAGTTCAGATTGGCAATGCCTGCTGGGAGCTCTTCTGCTTGGAGCACGGCATTCAGGCAGATGGAACCTTTGGCACTCAGGCCAGCAAGATCAACGACGATGACTCCTTTACCACCTTTTTCAGTGAGACTGGCAATGGAAAGCACGTGCCCCGGGCTGTCATGGTGGACCTGGAACCTACTGTAGTAG ATGAGGTACGGGCAGGAACCTACCGCCAGCTCTTCCATCCCGAGCAGCTGATCACAGGAAAGGAGGATGCAGCTAACAATTATGCCCGCGGACACTATACGGTGGGCAAGGAGAGTATTGATCTGGTGCTGGACAGAATCCGTAAATTG ACTGATGCCTGCTCCGGCTTGCAGGGCTTCCTGATCTTCCACAGTTTTGGTGGGGGCACAGGCTCTGGCTTCACTTCTCTGCTGATGGAACGCCTTTCCCTTGACTATGGCAAGAAGTCCAAGCTGGAATttgccatctatccagccccccAGGTCTCCACAGCAGTGGTGGAGCCTTACAACTCCATCCTGACCACACACACCACCCTGGAGCACTCCGACTGTGCTTTCATGGTGGATAACGAAGCCATCTACGACATCTGCCGCAGGAACCTGGATATTGAGCGCCCCACCTACACCAACCTCAACCGCCTCATCAGCCAGATTGTGTCCTCGATCACTGCCTCTCTCCGTTTTGATGGAGCCCTCAATGTGGACCTCAcggagttccagaccaacctggtACCATACCCCCGAATCCACTTCCCGCTGGTCACTTACGCCCCCATCATTTCTGCTGAGAAAGCCTACCACGAGCAGCTGTCGGTGGCAGAGATAACTAGCTCTTGCTTCGAGCCCAACAGCCAGATGGTGAAGTGTGACCCACGTCATGGCAAATACATGGCCTGCTGCATGTTGTACCGTGGTGATGTGGTACCCAAGGACGTGAATGTCGCCATTGCTGCCATCAAGACCAAGAGAACTATTCAGTTTGTTGATTGGTGTCCCACAGGCTTCAAG GTGGGCATCAACTACCAGCCACCTACTGTCGTGCCAGGAGGGGACCTGGCCAAAGTCCAGCGAGCCGTTTGCATGCTGAGCAACACCACAGCAATCGCAGAGGCCTGGGCTCGCCTTGACCATAAGTTTGACCTCATGTATGCCAAGCGGGCCTTTGTACATTGGTATGTTGGAGAGGGAATGGAAGAAGGAGAATTTTCTGAGGCCAGGGAggacctggctgccctggagaaGGATTATGAAGAAGTGGGGACTGATTCGTTTGAAGAAGAGAATGAGGGGGAGGAATTTTAA